One genomic segment of Bdellovibrionales bacterium includes these proteins:
- a CDS encoding ribonuclease H-like domain-containing protein, producing the protein MLILGLDLETTGLNPDTDEIIELGAVIWDTHRQIPIKMYSEMVIAEEPLSPEITSLTGITDQDLAEWGVSPQEALINLESMARKCSSIVAHNGKEFDQLFIGRYLKMYPEVQIDLPWIDTLTDLPYSKALKTRKLSYLAAEHGFLNPFAHRSLFDVLTMMKIFSQYPIEEIFNISRSPMVRIVAHVSFEERDKAKALGFRWDPARKEWFAGLREVQVKNTEYPFPTSCEPI; encoded by the coding sequence ATGCTCATCTTAGGATTAGACCTAGAAACGACAGGACTTAACCCCGACACAGACGAGATCATTGAACTCGGAGCGGTTATTTGGGATACTCATCGTCAGATACCCATCAAAATGTATAGCGAGATGGTGATAGCGGAAGAACCGCTATCACCAGAGATCACAAGCCTCACTGGCATCACAGATCAGGACCTGGCAGAATGGGGAGTCAGCCCCCAAGAGGCTTTGATAAATCTGGAATCTATGGCAAGAAAATGTTCCTCGATCGTCGCGCATAACGGAAAGGAGTTCGACCAATTATTTATAGGTCGCTATCTAAAAATGTACCCGGAAGTCCAAATCGATCTTCCTTGGATCGACACCCTGACCGATTTGCCCTATTCTAAAGCCTTGAAAACGAGAAAGCTCTCTTACCTTGCCGCCGAACATGGATTTCTGAACCCTTTTGCCCACCGTTCTCTCTTTGATGTGCTCACGATGATGAAAATATTCTCGCAATATCCCATCGAAGAAATTTTCAACATTTCCCGTTCTCCCATGGTTCGAATTGTCGCTCATGTTTCATTCGAAGAACGTGATAAAGCAAAGGCCTTGGGATTTCGCTGGGACCCCGCACGAAAGGAATGGTTCGCGGGCCTTCGCGAAGTTCAAGTAAAGAATACCGAATATCCCTTCCCAACCTCTTGTGAGCCAATATGA
- a CDS encoding helix-turn-helix transcriptional regulator: MELKSALHGPLGSYLKAKRIGCGLTQHDVSHQLGYTTPQFVSNFERGLCSPPLNALAVIVQLYKIDAEELIDVILLHEEQILRQALIGDKKRSSRKSRKA, encoded by the coding sequence ATGGAACTAAAATCCGCCCTGCATGGCCCATTGGGAAGTTATTTGAAAGCCAAACGCATTGGTTGTGGTTTGACTCAACACGATGTATCGCATCAGCTCGGATATACAACGCCTCAATTCGTCTCAAATTTTGAGCGGGGCTTGTGCTCTCCCCCACTGAATGCATTGGCGGTTATTGTTCAGCTGTACAAGATTGACGCAGAGGAGTTGATCGACGTTATTCTTCTTCACGAGGAGCAGATTCTTCGCCAGGCGCTCATTGGTGACAAAAAGCGTTCGTCGCGTAAGTCGCGAAAAGCTTGA
- a CDS encoding vitamin B12-dependent ribonucleotide reductase translates to MALKQEARAKREGTKVNTGGQTFQAYYVPNDQNPYNMVEWSKRSSKIKDAQGGSVFSMENIEVPESWSQLATDVAVSKYFRKAGVPGTGHETSIRQVVHRIVHTIRSSGEDFGGYFASKSDAEQFEKELAFILLNQIGAFNSPVWFNCGLHHEYGITGSGGNYAYNFKSERISEIANSYERPQCSACFIQSVEDDLMAIFNLTKQEARIFKYGSGTGTNFSKIRGRQETLSGGGLSSGLISFLEVLDRGAGATKSGGTTRRAAKMVCLDIDHPEIEDFINWKVNEERKVQTLVDGGYSSDFNGEAYKTVAGQNSNNSIRIPDQFIERVQKDDTWKTTARTSGETINTYRARELWRQIAYAAWKCADPGVQFDSTIQKWHTCPETDRINGSNPCSEYMFLDDSACNLASLNLEKFLSPDGSFNLEAYRHAVRVLFTAQEILVDLSSYPTERIALNSHDYRPLGLGYANLGTLLMIKGLPYDSPKGRAWAGVLTAIMTGEAYKTSAIIAGSKGAFNGYEKNDESMLRVIRQHGEKVAEIDSSSLPKGLIQAAHEAWTDAAELGRLYGFRNAQATVLAPTGTIGLLMDCDTTGVEPDFSLVKFKKLAGGGYFKIVNQSVPRALTALGYKLDEVEAIVAYAIGHMTLHGSPHINTESLKAKGLTDEDLYKITKALPTSFDLHAAISPWVLGEERIKSLGIKSEQLSEGKQTVLEALKFTPQQIREANSHICGQQTLEGAPLLKEEHLAVFDCANKCGPGGERFIEPMAHVRMMAAVQPFISGAISKTVNLPHECTVEEIEDIYEQSWKMGLKAVAVYRDGSKLSQPLQSKQEETSSDKAIYTEKDLQEAVATAISMASPRRRRLPQKRRGVTVEGRVGGHQIYIRTGEYDDGDLGEVFFDMHKEGATFRSLLNCFAISCSLGLQYGVPLEEYVDKFTFTRFEPQGMVDHPNIKQATSILDYVFRVIGMEYLGKTDFVHVKPAVEDLVINQNQMVNTNEHESIQSGQQLSLSAEKAVMRNSEALPHSTVASTASAPDNLDSHLSQMMGDAPMCTDCGHVTVRNGSCYRCLNCGSSIGCS, encoded by the coding sequence ATGGCTCTTAAACAGGAAGCACGAGCCAAAAGGGAGGGAACAAAAGTAAATACGGGTGGCCAGACCTTTCAAGCCTACTATGTTCCCAATGACCAAAATCCTTACAATATGGTTGAATGGTCAAAACGATCGAGCAAAATTAAGGACGCTCAGGGTGGCTCTGTCTTTTCTATGGAAAATATTGAGGTCCCTGAGTCTTGGTCGCAATTGGCTACTGATGTTGCCGTCAGTAAATATTTTCGCAAAGCGGGAGTACCAGGGACTGGACACGAGACCTCCATTCGTCAGGTGGTCCATCGTATCGTTCACACAATTCGATCTTCCGGCGAAGACTTTGGTGGTTATTTTGCGTCCAAGTCAGATGCAGAACAATTTGAAAAGGAATTGGCTTTCATTCTTCTTAATCAGATTGGAGCTTTTAATAGCCCAGTGTGGTTCAACTGCGGGCTTCATCATGAATACGGCATCACAGGATCAGGTGGCAATTACGCTTACAACTTTAAATCAGAACGAATCAGTGAGATTGCCAATTCCTACGAAAGACCCCAATGTTCAGCTTGCTTTATCCAGAGCGTAGAAGACGACTTGATGGCTATTTTCAACTTAACTAAACAAGAAGCACGCATTTTCAAATATGGGTCCGGCACGGGAACAAATTTCTCTAAGATACGCGGCCGTCAAGAAACTCTCTCCGGTGGAGGGTTAAGCTCGGGACTCATCAGCTTTCTTGAGGTACTTGACCGTGGAGCTGGCGCAACAAAATCAGGTGGGACAACTCGTAGGGCCGCAAAGATGGTGTGTCTCGACATTGACCATCCCGAAATTGAGGACTTCATCAATTGGAAGGTCAATGAAGAAAGAAAAGTTCAGACTCTTGTCGACGGAGGTTATAGTTCCGATTTTAATGGAGAAGCCTATAAAACTGTGGCCGGACAAAATTCTAACAATTCCATTCGAATTCCAGACCAATTTATAGAGAGAGTTCAAAAGGATGATACCTGGAAGACAACGGCTCGCACCTCTGGTGAAACGATTAACACCTATCGTGCGCGTGAACTCTGGAGACAAATAGCATATGCCGCTTGGAAGTGCGCTGACCCAGGAGTCCAATTTGATTCCACGATCCAAAAGTGGCACACTTGCCCAGAGACAGATCGCATCAACGGCAGCAACCCTTGCTCGGAGTATATGTTTCTTGATGACTCCGCCTGCAATCTCGCTTCCTTAAATTTGGAAAAATTTCTATCGCCTGATGGCTCATTTAATCTGGAAGCCTATCGACACGCCGTTCGAGTTCTTTTTACGGCTCAGGAGATCCTTGTCGATTTATCAAGCTATCCAACAGAAAGAATCGCACTGAACAGTCATGATTATCGACCCTTGGGGCTCGGATATGCAAATTTGGGAACTCTTCTCATGATTAAAGGACTTCCCTATGACAGTCCAAAAGGGAGAGCTTGGGCGGGAGTCCTGACTGCTATTATGACAGGCGAAGCTTACAAAACCAGCGCTATCATTGCCGGTAGCAAAGGTGCCTTTAATGGGTATGAGAAAAATGATGAATCCATGCTGCGGGTGATCCGTCAACACGGAGAAAAAGTAGCCGAAATCGATTCATCCTCCCTCCCAAAGGGACTTATACAGGCGGCACATGAAGCATGGACCGATGCCGCCGAATTGGGAAGACTTTACGGCTTTCGCAATGCTCAGGCGACTGTTCTGGCACCAACGGGCACAATTGGTCTCTTAATGGACTGTGACACAACAGGAGTTGAACCCGATTTTTCTCTAGTGAAATTTAAAAAACTCGCCGGGGGGGGATACTTTAAGATTGTGAACCAATCAGTCCCTCGTGCACTTACTGCTCTGGGTTATAAGCTCGACGAAGTCGAAGCCATCGTCGCTTATGCAATTGGCCATATGACTCTCCATGGGTCTCCCCATATCAATACTGAATCTCTGAAGGCAAAGGGCCTGACGGATGAAGATCTTTATAAAATAACCAAGGCCTTGCCAACTTCCTTTGACCTCCATGCGGCCATTTCCCCATGGGTGTTGGGAGAGGAGAGGATAAAAAGTTTAGGTATCAAGTCGGAACAGTTGAGTGAGGGCAAGCAAACTGTCCTTGAGGCACTCAAGTTCACTCCACAGCAGATAAGAGAAGCCAACTCCCACATTTGTGGCCAGCAAACACTTGAGGGAGCCCCTTTGCTAAAAGAGGAACATCTCGCTGTCTTCGATTGCGCCAACAAATGTGGACCAGGCGGAGAGCGTTTTATTGAGCCAATGGCTCACGTGCGAATGATGGCGGCCGTTCAACCCTTCATCAGTGGAGCCATCTCCAAAACAGTCAATCTCCCCCATGAATGTACGGTTGAAGAGATCGAAGATATTTATGAACAGTCTTGGAAAATGGGATTAAAGGCCGTAGCGGTTTATCGGGATGGTTCAAAACTCAGTCAGCCCTTACAAAGCAAACAGGAGGAGACATCCTCAGATAAGGCCATTTACACCGAAAAGGACCTCCAAGAAGCAGTTGCAACGGCAATCAGCATGGCTTCTCCACGACGAAGGCGGCTTCCGCAGAAGCGGCGAGGTGTAACTGTTGAAGGCCGAGTCGGCGGACACCAGATTTATATTCGCACAGGCGAGTATGATGATGGCGATTTGGGTGAAGTATTTTTTGATATGCACAAAGAAGGTGCCACATTCCGCAGCCTACTCAACTGTTTTGCCATATCCTGTTCGCTAGGACTTCAGTATGGAGTGCCGCTCGAAGAATATGTCGATAAATTCACTTTCACGCGATTTGAACCGCAGGGCATGGTCGACCATCCAAACATCAAGCAGGCGACGAGCATTCTGGACTATGTGTTCCGCGTGATCGGCATGGAGTATCTCGGAAAAACTGATTTCGTGCATGTCAAGCCAGCCGTAGAAGACTTAGTGATCAATCAAAACCAAATGGTCAACACAAACGAACACGAATCCATTCAGTCAGGACAACAGCTGTCTCTTTCGGCAGAAAAGGCTGTCATGAGGAATTCAGAAGCCTTACCTCATTCAACAGTCGCAAGTACGGCGAGTGCACCAGATAACTTGGATTCTCATCTTTCACAAATGATGGGAGATGCTCCAATGTGTACGGATTGTGGACATGTCACGGTGAGAAATGGCAGCTGCTACAGATGCTTGAATTGTGGAAGTTCGATTGGGTGTTCATGA
- a CDS encoding NAD(P)H-dependent oxidoreductase, with amino-acid sequence MQYIISGTNRPHSNSFQVSKIIQSIQSELKENFEILDLSALDTSSLNGTQYAANIPPPISEWINKISTARSLIFVVPEYNGSMPGILKYFIDHWKFPDSFEYRPVAFVGLGGRFGGLRAVEHLQQVFGYRNSYLFPERVFLINCHHIIKEGNITDPSVMDLLKRQSLLFNRFVKALESQELDARSMHRQKMKT; translated from the coding sequence GTGCAATACATTATATCGGGAACGAACAGACCTCACTCCAATTCATTTCAAGTCTCTAAAATTATACAAAGCATTCAATCTGAACTAAAAGAAAACTTTGAGATACTTGATTTGAGTGCACTCGACACTTCTTCACTCAATGGCACCCAGTATGCCGCCAATATTCCTCCTCCGATCTCTGAATGGATAAATAAAATTTCGACTGCCCGCTCCTTAATATTCGTCGTTCCTGAGTACAATGGCTCCATGCCAGGAATCTTGAAGTATTTCATTGATCATTGGAAATTTCCTGATTCCTTCGAATATCGACCTGTTGCCTTTGTTGGCTTAGGGGGAAGATTCGGAGGCTTGAGAGCCGTTGAGCACTTACAGCAGGTTTTTGGTTACCGAAATTCTTATCTGTTTCCTGAACGGGTTTTTCTCATTAACTGCCATCACATCATCAAGGAGGGAAACATTACTGATCCGAGCGTCATGGATCTTCTCAAGCGCCAATCCCTCCTATTTAATAGATTTGTGAAGGCCCTTGAATCTCAAGAACTTGATGCACGATCAATGCATAGACAAAAAATGAAGACTTGA
- a CDS encoding DMT family transporter encodes MRILLLMLATLIWGFGFVATKWTLLFFDPTWSNSLRFVLAAGIVLPILIWKKRLKLSLPVGVCSLLMLASLQMQTVGINSTTMTKSSFFTAFYAIFTPVLMKMIYKQKFRIGYWILLLLSLLGVGFLCEFSLDGFNLGDGFILGSALLFALHILAIDKWAQEEHPVLFNFQQILYVGIMGLPFSFLSSGVPDLNSLWRWDALVPPGPIAGLIFLSLFSSIGAFSIQVYAQQTTRAHVVSLIFLTESVFGAFFGFWLYQERLSVIGLVGAGLILMSVALVPLFTRFEKTDIMALGPEAENSEAV; translated from the coding sequence ATGCGGATCTTGTTATTGATGCTAGCGACTTTGATTTGGGGTTTTGGCTTTGTGGCGACAAAGTGGACTTTGCTCTTTTTTGATCCAACCTGGTCAAATTCATTGAGATTTGTACTGGCCGCGGGAATTGTTTTGCCGATTCTCATTTGGAAGAAGAGACTCAAGCTATCTTTGCCTGTCGGGGTGTGTTCTTTGCTGATGCTTGCGAGTTTGCAAATGCAAACGGTGGGAATTAATTCTACAACGATGACGAAAAGTAGTTTTTTCACTGCATTCTACGCCATTTTTACTCCTGTTCTCATGAAAATGATTTATAAACAGAAGTTCAGAATAGGGTATTGGATTTTACTCTTGCTTTCCTTGCTAGGAGTCGGATTTCTTTGTGAATTTAGTTTGGATGGCTTCAATTTGGGAGATGGATTTATACTTGGAAGTGCCCTATTGTTTGCCCTTCACATTCTGGCCATAGACAAATGGGCCCAAGAAGAGCATCCCGTTTTGTTTAATTTTCAACAGATTCTGTATGTCGGTATCATGGGTCTCCCTTTTTCGTTTCTGAGTTCGGGAGTTCCTGATTTGAATTCTTTGTGGAGGTGGGACGCTTTGGTTCCGCCTGGCCCCATCGCCGGACTTATTTTTTTAAGCTTATTTTCTAGTATTGGGGCTTTCAGTATTCAGGTTTACGCACAACAGACAACTCGGGCTCATGTCGTGAGCCTTATCTTTTTGACTGAATCGGTATTTGGAGCTTTTTTTGGATTTTGGTTATATCAGGAAAGATTGAGTGTGATTGGGCTCGTCGGAGCCGGTCTGATCTTGATGAGCGTTGCATTGGTCCCTTTGTTCACTCGATTTGAAAAAACAGACATCATGGCCCTTGGTCCTGAGGCTGAAAATTCTGAGGCTGTTTAA
- a CDS encoding alkaline phosphatase D family protein codes for MPNYFTVTTLVLFISLSCSSIRPPQEPKSIESRFSILQGLTWNQGAILSVLRQKSQKLTYHQTSDILSPSLSAALQATTYELESSPWVVDHIETKLGKQPTYLEIKDSKGQMLDRRQIAQVNLNKSTFKLAITSCMNDRFEKDQEQIWKDLAKDRPEYLFMIGDNVYATTILGPLEKSVDKSRLWDRYVQTRRTLAIFYLDELIPTLAQWDDHDYGMNDGDKTNPYRREAMEVFQAFYPQKPTKGVFTRGPANSFVFDAFQARFYFLDNRSEREPNGSDSGKFAHFGEKQETWLFQSLKSHAIPSWLLMGDQFFGGYHRFESFEGNHAKSFKHFLKLLQGIQQPLVFASGDRHLTEISKIGPPDLSYGTYELTSSPVHAKTHPSGWQVTPNARQLVGADLKINYMILEGSHSNRSLAVKATAKSKFQEILFNKDLLIKRSN; via the coding sequence ATGCCGAATTATTTCACTGTCACGACATTGGTCCTATTTATCTCCTTGTCGTGTTCATCCATAAGGCCCCCCCAAGAGCCAAAATCAATTGAGTCCAGATTCTCCATCCTCCAGGGACTGACTTGGAATCAAGGCGCCATTCTCTCGGTGCTTCGGCAAAAATCACAAAAGCTGACTTACCATCAGACATCAGACATTCTTTCCCCCTCGCTCTCTGCTGCCCTTCAGGCCACTACCTATGAGCTCGAAAGTTCTCCTTGGGTTGTCGATCATATCGAGACAAAATTGGGAAAACAGCCGACCTATCTCGAAATTAAGGATTCAAAGGGCCAAATGTTGGATCGCAGGCAAATTGCTCAAGTTAATCTCAACAAAAGCACTTTTAAATTGGCTATCACATCTTGCATGAACGATAGGTTCGAGAAGGACCAAGAGCAAATCTGGAAGGATCTCGCTAAGGACAGACCAGAATACCTTTTCATGATTGGAGATAACGTTTATGCCACGACAATTCTGGGACCGCTTGAAAAATCAGTCGATAAATCCCGCCTATGGGATCGATACGTTCAAACGAGGAGAACACTTGCCATTTTCTATCTTGATGAACTCATCCCAACTCTCGCACAGTGGGATGATCACGATTACGGAATGAATGACGGAGACAAAACAAATCCTTATCGTCGAGAGGCAATGGAAGTCTTCCAAGCCTTTTATCCACAAAAACCAACTAAAGGAGTGTTCACCAGAGGACCTGCTAATTCCTTTGTATTTGATGCTTTCCAAGCGCGTTTTTATTTTTTGGATAACCGATCGGAAAGGGAACCCAATGGCAGTGACTCCGGAAAATTTGCCCATTTTGGAGAGAAACAAGAAACTTGGCTATTTCAAAGTCTTAAATCTCACGCAATACCCTCTTGGCTCTTGATGGGTGATCAATTTTTTGGCGGCTACCATCGGTTTGAATCCTTCGAGGGCAATCATGCAAAAAGTTTCAAACATTTCTTGAAGCTCCTCCAAGGGATTCAACAGCCCCTGGTCTTTGCGTCGGGAGATCGGCATTTGACAGAAATCAGCAAGATAGGGCCACCAGACCTCAGTTATGGAACCTATGAACTGACATCGAGCCCTGTTCATGCAAAAACTCATCCTTCGGGATGGCAAGTCACACCTAACGCCAGACAATTGGTGGGCGCTGATTTAAAAATAAACTATATGATTTTAGAAGGGTCCCATTCCAACCGCAGTTTGGCTGTGAAAGCGACTGCAAAATCAAAATTTCAAGAAATTCTCTTCAACAAAGATCTCCTCATCAAAAGGAGCAATTAA
- a CDS encoding chloride channel protein, protein MILRIKRRLNLPDFSEFKDLLVHLVQHRPYLQGIPYWTGGAIVGVIAVLYSGAFAWCIQISKNIFQTHPFWLFILSPVCFFLATWVVEKFGPAAGGTGVPRVIHVLNLNPISQKLEINKNLNMKIAGVVAISSLLGVLGAGSLGREGPMIHMSACLFYFIGRQFHRLWPYTEHRSWIVAGGAAGVAAAFNAPMAGVVFVLEELAHQHFHQFKTVVISSAIVGGMTAQWLSGKYLYFGYPKIDYVPFSSVPWAMLLGIFCGLLAVPFHKMLQINWREKFPNYLNTRLKFSIVTGVCVAAIAIFIDSGSIGGGISVIEDLLIKGKHATWELIVARFFGTVISHLSGCAGGFLAPSLGLGAAIGSMLATIASYPNHELLVLVGMSAFLSAIVRAPFTAWVIVMEMTDRHQAIFPLMVASLISHGTLVLIMDRKIQKNKNTQT, encoded by the coding sequence GTGATTTTACGAATCAAGAGAAGACTAAATTTACCTGATTTCTCAGAATTTAAAGATTTGTTAGTTCATCTTGTCCAGCATCGTCCCTATTTACAGGGTATTCCTTATTGGACCGGTGGTGCCATTGTCGGTGTCATTGCCGTTCTCTATTCTGGAGCATTTGCATGGTGCATTCAGATTTCCAAAAATATTTTTCAGACTCATCCCTTTTGGCTCTTTATTTTGTCTCCAGTCTGCTTTTTTCTGGCGACTTGGGTCGTTGAAAAATTTGGACCAGCCGCTGGCGGCACGGGAGTCCCGCGAGTTATTCATGTCCTCAATCTCAATCCCATTTCTCAGAAATTAGAAATTAACAAAAATTTGAATATGAAAATCGCCGGAGTTGTAGCCATCAGCTCTCTGTTAGGAGTGCTGGGCGCTGGATCATTGGGCCGGGAAGGTCCAATGATCCACATGTCGGCTTGTCTATTTTATTTTATAGGGCGGCAATTTCACCGTTTGTGGCCATATACTGAACACCGCTCCTGGATCGTCGCGGGAGGAGCCGCAGGTGTCGCTGCAGCATTTAACGCCCCTATGGCTGGAGTTGTTTTTGTTCTCGAAGAGCTGGCCCATCAGCATTTTCACCAATTTAAGACCGTAGTGATTTCATCAGCCATTGTTGGTGGCATGACAGCTCAGTGGTTATCTGGAAAATATCTTTATTTTGGTTATCCAAAAATTGACTACGTCCCCTTTAGTTCAGTTCCTTGGGCCATGCTCCTGGGAATATTCTGCGGCCTCTTAGCTGTTCCTTTCCACAAAATGCTTCAAATAAATTGGCGAGAAAAATTTCCAAACTATCTCAATACACGCTTGAAGTTTTCAATTGTCACTGGGGTCTGTGTCGCTGCAATTGCTATCTTTATTGACTCTGGTTCGATTGGTGGAGGAATCTCAGTTATTGAAGATTTGCTGATCAAAGGAAAACACGCAACCTGGGAGCTTATCGTTGCCCGATTTTTTGGAACCGTGATTTCGCACTTAAGCGGATGTGCCGGAGGTTTTTTAGCTCCATCCTTAGGTCTAGGAGCCGCTATTGGATCTATGCTCGCAACAATTGCTTCCTATCCCAATCATGAACTACTTGTCCTGGTAGGGATGTCGGCATTTTTAAGTGCAATTGTTCGAGCCCCCTTCACTGCTTGGGTCATCGTAATGGAAATGACGGATCGTCACCAAGCCATTTTTCCCCTCATGGTTGCCTCTTTGATCAGTCATGGAACATTGGTGCTCATCATGGATCGAAAGATACAAAAAAATAAGAACACTCAAACCTAA
- a CDS encoding cytochrome c: protein MIRSVFVGALLMVGSVAFAKEPAKLAVCAACHGKNGMGTQPKYPHLAGQQKVYMVAQLKAFKAGERKNPEMQPMAAMLSDADMEELSAYYSGLKK from the coding sequence ATGATAAGGTCGGTTTTTGTAGGAGCATTGTTGATGGTGGGTTCTGTGGCGTTTGCGAAGGAGCCAGCAAAATTGGCTGTGTGCGCGGCTTGTCATGGCAAGAATGGAATGGGCACTCAGCCAAAATACCCTCATCTCGCAGGTCAGCAGAAGGTTTATATGGTGGCTCAATTGAAAGCCTTCAAAGCGGGTGAGCGTAAGAATCCTGAGATGCAACCCATGGCTGCGATGCTCAGTGATGCGGATATGGAAGAACTTTCTGCTTATTACTCAGGTCTAAAGAAATAG
- the pdxH gene encoding pyridoxamine 5'-phosphate oxidase translates to MKHELDIHQEDPWRLFQRWYSNASGKGVTGFSDRALYPFRLLMRKTYPPFQLHGGDAMVLSTASREGQPSARVVLYKGIWEEGVLFYTNYNSRKAKELIANPIAALVFHWALPERQVRFEGSIEKVSNEISDRYWASRPRGSQIGGWASDQSVAIADREELLLKVKAIEEKFRGQPVPRPPHWGGFALKASSIEFWEACLARLHRRRKYEKRDGVWGSSLLAP, encoded by the coding sequence ATGAAACATGAATTAGATATTCATCAAGAGGACCCTTGGAGATTATTTCAGCGTTGGTACAGCAATGCTTCGGGAAAGGGAGTGACTGGATTTTCCGATCGGGCCTTGTACCCGTTCAGGCTATTGATGAGAAAAACCTACCCTCCTTTTCAGCTGCATGGCGGAGATGCGATGGTGCTTTCGACAGCCTCAAGAGAGGGCCAGCCCTCGGCTCGTGTTGTGCTCTACAAAGGGATATGGGAAGAGGGAGTTCTTTTTTACACGAATTACAATAGTCGCAAAGCAAAGGAACTCATCGCGAACCCAATAGCCGCGCTGGTATTTCATTGGGCGCTCCCCGAGCGTCAGGTCAGATTTGAGGGATCCATTGAAAAGGTCTCAAATGAAATCTCAGATCGTTATTGGGCTTCTCGCCCTCGCGGAAGTCAAATTGGAGGATGGGCCTCTGACCAGAGTGTGGCGATCGCCGATCGTGAGGAACTTCTCTTGAAAGTGAAGGCGATTGAGGAAAAGTTTCGAGGTCAGCCGGTGCCAAGGCCTCCTCACTGGGGCGGGTTTGCTTTAAAGGCCTCGTCAATCGAATTTTGGGAAGCCTGTCTTGCACGTCTTCATCGGAGAAGAAAATACGAAAAGAGGGATGGAGTTTGGGGGTCCTCTCTGTTGGCACCCTGA
- a CDS encoding DUF4336 domain-containing protein: MSLEMDLGLLRTYRADHKMFGANVGSRMTVIKLKNGELFVHNPIRFTPEIRQELDDFGLVSTVVAPNDLHHLFIKDFMVSYSGAEYVGSPGLRIKRNDLKFSRYFNDEYCPEWKSEIDFVVFQGSKSFHEIVFYHLDSKSLILTDLAMNLNEKYGPLHSIIFWFLGLYHCFATSSKVKSLVKNRVLAREALNKVLHWPFERIIMSHGEIILQDCPEKLRKALAWL; the protein is encoded by the coding sequence ATGAGTTTGGAAATGGATTTGGGACTTTTGAGAACTTATAGAGCCGATCACAAAATGTTTGGGGCCAACGTTGGCTCCCGAATGACAGTGATAAAACTCAAAAACGGAGAACTCTTTGTTCACAACCCTATTCGGTTCACTCCTGAAATCCGACAGGAACTTGATGACTTTGGCCTCGTAAGCACTGTCGTAGCGCCGAACGATCTCCACCATCTGTTCATAAAGGATTTTATGGTGAGCTATTCCGGTGCCGAGTACGTAGGATCTCCAGGGCTCAGGATCAAACGCAATGATTTAAAATTTTCCCGTTATTTCAATGATGAGTATTGTCCAGAGTGGAAATCAGAAATTGATTTTGTCGTGTTTCAGGGTTCAAAATCATTTCATGAAATTGTATTTTACCATTTAGATTCAAAAAGCCTTATTCTGACTGACCTTGCTATGAATCTAAATGAAAAATATGGTCCACTTCATAGCATCATCTTTTGGTTTTTAGGACTTTATCATTGTTTTGCTACGTCCAGTAAGGTGAAGAGTCTTGTAAAGAACCGAGTCTTAGCTCGCGAAGCCTTGAATAAGGTGCTTCATTGGCCATTTGAACGTATTATTATGTCCCATGGAGAGATCATACTTCAAGACTGTCCCGAGAAACTTCGCAAAGCACTCGCCTGGCTATAG